In the Pseudoalteromonas undina genome, one interval contains:
- the pyrE gene encoding orotate phosphoribosyltransferase has translation MKEYQKEFIEFALEKQVLKFGEFTLKSGRTSPYFFNAGLFNTGRDLARLGRFYAAALEDAAIEYDVLFGPAYKGIPIATTTAVALADHYNKDVPYCFNRKEKKAHGEGGSLVGSELKGKIMLVDDVIAAGTAIRESMEIIADNGADLSGVLIALDRQEKGKAELSAIQEVERDFNTQVTSIVKLADLISYLELQGTMDEHLAAVKAYRDQYGVA, from the coding sequence ATGAAAGAATATCAAAAAGAGTTTATTGAGTTTGCTTTAGAAAAGCAGGTATTAAAGTTTGGCGAGTTTACTTTAAAGTCTGGTCGTACTAGCCCTTACTTCTTTAATGCGGGTTTGTTTAATACAGGTCGTGACTTAGCGCGCTTAGGTCGCTTTTATGCAGCGGCACTTGAAGATGCAGCAATTGAATATGATGTACTATTTGGTCCTGCTTATAAAGGTATTCCAATTGCAACAACAACCGCAGTTGCGTTAGCTGATCATTATAATAAAGATGTACCTTATTGTTTTAACCGTAAAGAGAAAAAAGCACACGGTGAAGGTGGTAGCTTAGTTGGATCTGAGCTTAAAGGTAAGATCATGTTAGTTGATGATGTGATCGCCGCCGGTACAGCTATTCGCGAGTCAATGGAAATTATTGCGGATAATGGCGCAGATTTAAGTGGTGTTTTAATTGCACTTGATCGTCAAGAAAAAGGTAAAGCAGAGCTTTCTGCTATACAAGAAGTAGAACGTGACTTTAATACTCAAGTTACTTCAATCGTTAAATTGGCTGATTTAATTAGTTACCTAGAGCTCCAAGGAACTATGGATGAGCATTTAGCCGCGGTAAAAGCTTACCGGGATCAATACGGTGTAGCATAA
- the rph gene encoding ribonuclease PH, translating to MRPSERTPNQIRPVTFTRNYTLHAEGSVLVEFGNTKVLCTATVEAGVPRFMKGQGKGWVNAEYGMLPRATHTRNSREATRGKQGGRTMEIQRLIARSLRAAIDLKALGENTITIDCDVIQADGGTRTASISGACVALVDALTYMRAKGMINSNPLKHMIAAISVGIYKGQAISDLEYLEDSDAETDMNVILTETGKIIEVQGTAEGEPFSFDELDELLTLAKHSIREIIDVQKQALA from the coding sequence ATGCGTCCAAGCGAAAGAACACCTAATCAAATTAGACCGGTTACGTTTACACGTAACTACACTCTGCATGCTGAAGGTTCAGTATTGGTAGAGTTTGGCAACACTAAGGTACTTTGTACTGCGACAGTTGAGGCTGGCGTACCACGCTTTATGAAAGGCCAAGGTAAAGGTTGGGTAAACGCAGAATATGGCATGTTACCGCGCGCAACACACACACGTAATAGTCGTGAAGCAACGCGAGGTAAGCAGGGCGGTCGTACAATGGAAATTCAACGTCTGATTGCTCGCTCTTTACGTGCAGCAATCGATCTAAAAGCACTCGGTGAAAACACAATTACTATTGATTGTGATGTAATTCAAGCTGATGGTGGTACACGTACAGCGTCTATAAGCGGTGCATGCGTTGCGCTAGTTGATGCACTAACGTATATGCGTGCAAAAGGGATGATTAACTCAAACCCACTTAAACATATGATCGCTGCTATTTCTGTTGGTATATATAAAGGCCAAGCGATTAGCGATTTAGAATACCTAGAAGATTCTGACGCTGAAACTGACATGAATGTAATTTTAACTGAAACCGGTAAAATTATTGAGGTACAAGGAACCGCTGAGGGTGAACCTTTCTCGTTTGACGAACTTGATGAGCTACTTACACTCGCTAAGCATTCAATTCGTGAAATTATTGATGTACAAAAGCAAGCACTAGCATAA
- a CDS encoding YicC/YloC family endoribonuclease — protein sequence MIHSMTAYARREIKDEWGTGTWEVRSVNQRYLETFIRAPEQFRGMEPVIRERLRKHLQRGKVEVFLKFVANPAHVGELSINQSLAEQLINSAKWVQQQSNGDINPVDILRWPGVMEAQEIDMDSVNTALITGLDQVIEDFKSARGDEGANLEEMITTRLTAILEQVDIVEAHMPEITKWQREKLVQKLEDLTTNIDESRLEQELIYLAQKQDVAEELDRLKSHVKETRKILSKGGACGRRLDFMMQEFNREANTLASKSINSDITNAAVELKVLIEQMREQIQNIE from the coding sequence ATGATCCACAGTATGACAGCTTATGCGCGTCGCGAAATAAAAGACGAATGGGGCACTGGCACGTGGGAAGTTCGCTCAGTGAACCAACGTTATCTTGAAACCTTTATTCGTGCACCAGAGCAATTTCGTGGCATGGAGCCCGTTATACGCGAGCGTCTGCGTAAGCACTTACAGCGTGGTAAGGTCGAAGTTTTCTTAAAATTTGTAGCAAACCCTGCACATGTTGGTGAATTATCAATTAATCAATCTCTTGCTGAGCAGCTAATTAATAGTGCTAAGTGGGTACAACAACAAAGCAATGGTGATATTAATCCTGTTGACATTTTGCGTTGGCCTGGCGTGATGGAAGCGCAAGAAATTGATATGGATAGTGTAAATACAGCGCTCATTACTGGGCTTGACCAAGTAATTGAAGACTTTAAATCGGCACGTGGTGATGAAGGTGCAAACCTTGAAGAAATGATAACTACACGATTAACCGCCATTTTAGAGCAAGTTGATATTGTTGAAGCCCACATGCCAGAAATTACTAAATGGCAACGTGAAAAGTTAGTACAAAAACTTGAAGATTTAACAACAAATATTGATGAGTCACGTCTTGAACAAGAACTGATTTATCTTGCACAAAAGCAAGATGTAGCAGAAGAACTTGATCGTTTAAAATCGCACGTTAAAGAAACACGTAAAATTTTGAGTAAAGGTGGTGCTTGTGGTCGTCGTTTAGATTTTATGATGCAAGAGTTTAACCGTGAAGCAAATACCCTAGCTTCTAAATCAATCAACAGCGACATCACCAATGCTGCAGTTGAGCTAAAAGTATTGATAGAGCAAATGCGTGAGCAGATTCAAAACATCGAATAA
- a CDS encoding tyrosine-type recombinase/integrase yields the protein MNVQEIKSLIRKGQVGRYQVDDNLYLRISSSKTASWTFRYKINTKRKELTIAKFGDEPLGLPLVKAKAVAASYKALVRDGIDPKIQKSRDLLSDLKTVDQLAESWLKDCRERLKYPNIPDRVYRKDIAPHIAELPIVEVTPLDIKKIIRTIKESGRPTISNDALVYCKQLFNEAIKLDLISSNPALPFDTKDAGGKEHSRDRALSLTEIELTFKIMRDNQDCFVRQNYLAFILLICLGCRKGELLAAKWSEFDLKKHVWNMPKERSKTGVSITYPLPIKLVIVLEELKVLCVGSDYVFPNRRKSIRFPHISMDTWNAALSSLFKKDILKIPHFTIHDLRRTCRTLLATVGTAPHVAERCLNHKLPKIMAVYEQYDYFEERKEAHEKLVQYLSSCF from the coding sequence ATGAATGTACAAGAAATAAAATCTTTAATTCGCAAAGGACAAGTAGGCAGATATCAAGTCGACGACAACCTTTACTTAAGAATTTCTAGCAGCAAAACAGCGAGCTGGACATTTCGGTACAAAATTAATACAAAAAGAAAAGAGCTGACCATTGCTAAATTTGGTGATGAACCGTTAGGCTTGCCGCTAGTAAAAGCGAAAGCGGTGGCAGCTAGCTACAAAGCCTTGGTACGTGATGGAATAGATCCTAAAATACAAAAGAGTAGAGACTTACTTTCAGATCTAAAAACAGTTGATCAACTTGCAGAAAGTTGGCTTAAGGACTGTAGAGAAAGACTTAAATATCCAAACATACCTGATCGAGTTTATCGAAAAGACATAGCGCCCCACATTGCTGAACTACCGATAGTAGAGGTTACTCCTTTAGATATAAAAAAAATTATTCGGACTATTAAAGAGAGCGGACGCCCTACAATTTCAAATGATGCGTTGGTTTACTGTAAACAGTTATTTAATGAGGCTATTAAACTTGATTTAATTTCTTCAAATCCAGCCCTCCCCTTCGATACGAAAGATGCAGGTGGTAAAGAGCACTCAAGAGATCGAGCACTTTCACTTACAGAAATCGAGCTTACTTTTAAAATAATGAGAGATAATCAGGACTGTTTCGTTAGACAGAATTATCTAGCATTTATACTACTTATTTGCCTTGGTTGCCGAAAGGGAGAGTTATTAGCTGCAAAATGGTCAGAGTTTGATTTGAAGAAGCACGTTTGGAATATGCCCAAAGAGAGAAGCAAAACCGGAGTATCAATAACTTACCCCTTACCTATTAAACTTGTAATAGTTTTAGAAGAGTTGAAAGTTCTTTGTGTTGGCTCTGATTACGTATTTCCAAATAGAAGAAAAAGCATTCGATTCCCGCATATTTCTATGGATACATGGAATGCTGCATTATCAAGTTTATTCAAAAAAGATATACTAAAAATTCCTCATTTTACAATTCATGATCTGCGTAGAACTTGCCGTACGCTGCTTGCAACTGTAGGCACCGCGCCACATGTTGCAGAGCGGTGTTTAAATCATAAGCTTCCAAAAATTATGGCTGTTTACGAACAATACGATTATTTTGAAGAGCGAAAAGAAGCTCATGAAAAACTAGTTCAATACCTATCTTCATGCTTTTAA
- a CDS encoding DNA-methyltransferase, whose translation MGYSNQFFKAINVEPSSSAEIKSAARATSISVAQLKYYNEKNIIPSGKDLESIGENLGITELELMINMGRINHAVLDAMQSNSNKIIEILQNDYNEVKNNLAIGTSKLVFETRLGKLFEGDCLKVMSQIESDSVDLVFADPPFNLSKLYPSKMDDNIKVENYLSWSEKWIAECIRILKPGGAFFTWNLPLWNSKLTGYLHTRLSFRHWIATDIKYSLPIKNKLYPSHYSLLYFIKGEKPNTFNSDRMPMQTCPKCYGEVKDYGGYKHKMNPKGVSLTDVWQDISPVRHAKYKKREGSNELSIKLLDRVIEMSTNEGDIVFDPFGGSGTTYAVAELKNRKWIGAELGPCDIIIDRLQQLDEEKEYFESIRSNINCLFPQKIKMEREKRGIWTYESEQKRKNDISD comes from the coding sequence ATGGGTTATTCAAACCAATTTTTTAAAGCTATAAATGTTGAGCCTAGCTCTAGTGCAGAGATAAAGTCCGCCGCAAGAGCCACTTCTATCTCTGTGGCCCAATTAAAATATTACAATGAAAAAAATATTATCCCTTCGGGTAAAGATTTGGAAAGTATTGGAGAAAATCTAGGAATTACTGAGTTGGAATTAATGATTAATATGGGGAGAATTAATCATGCGGTTCTGGATGCGATGCAAAGTAATTCAAATAAAATAATTGAAATACTTCAAAATGATTATAATGAAGTTAAAAATAATTTGGCTATAGGTACTTCAAAATTAGTCTTTGAAACCCGTTTAGGTAAATTATTTGAAGGCGACTGTCTAAAGGTTATGAGTCAAATAGAAAGTGACTCTGTTGATTTAGTTTTTGCTGATCCTCCGTTTAATTTAAGCAAACTTTATCCATCAAAAATGGATGATAATATTAAAGTTGAGAATTATTTATCTTGGTCAGAAAAATGGATCGCTGAATGTATTCGAATATTAAAACCCGGGGGGGCATTTTTCACTTGGAATCTGCCATTGTGGAATAGTAAACTTACTGGTTATTTACATACTAGGTTAAGCTTTCGTCATTGGATTGCTACAGACATTAAATATAGCCTTCCAATAAAAAACAAACTTTACCCCTCTCACTATTCTCTTTTATATTTCATAAAGGGTGAAAAACCTAATACATTCAACTCAGATCGTATGCCGATGCAAACATGTCCAAAATGTTATGGAGAAGTGAAAGATTACGGTGGCTATAAGCATAAGATGAATCCTAAAGGGGTTAGTCTTACAGACGTTTGGCAAGATATTTCACCTGTAAGGCATGCTAAATACAAGAAGCGTGAAGGCTCGAATGAACTGTCTATAAAATTATTAGATAGAGTGATAGAAATGTCTACAAATGAAGGTGACATAGTATTTGATCCGTTTGGTGGATCAGGAACAACTTATGCGGTTGCAGAGCTTAAAAACAGAAAATGGATAGGAGCAGAGCTGGGACCTTGTGACATAATTATCGATCGTCTTCAGCAATTAGACGAAGAGAAAGAGTATTTCGAAAGTATACGAAGTAATATCAATTGTTTGTTTCCTCAGAAGATCAAAATGGAAAGAGAGAAAAGAGGAATCTGGACATATGAATCAGAGCAAAAAAGAAAAAATGATATCTCCGATTAA
- a CDS encoding helix-turn-helix domain-containing protein, which produces MRTSQENKFKSQLGFEIRAIREKMGITQEQLGASLRLDSAYISKIERGIKPIPLQSLFELFSFCDEESVNELIINIIDKVKNYDSYIGKNW; this is translated from the coding sequence TTGAGGACTTCACAAGAAAATAAGTTCAAATCTCAGCTTGGCTTCGAAATTAGGGCAATTAGAGAAAAAATGGGAATAACCCAAGAACAGTTAGGTGCAAGTTTGCGATTGGACTCCGCATATATTTCAAAAATTGAACGTGGCATCAAACCTATTCCGTTGCAAAGCCTATTCGAATTATTTTCGTTCTGTGATGAGGAGTCAGTTAACGAATTGATTATAAATATTATTGATAAGGTAAAAAATTATGATAGTTACATTGGAAAGAACTGGTGA
- a CDS encoding SIR2 family protein, with protein sequence MIDWPASLVREIGRRRAFVFLGAGVSASAIHTDGDAPQTWLQFMNMASQLITDNILKDEVEELIGQKKYLLALQAIKNSANPAEYDALMNQSFNNPKFKASKLHEHILDLDLEIVVTTNFDKIYESYCHHTANDGYRVLTYKSEDLGDLLRSDTRLIIKAHGCINDSRSMIFTKAQYHSAKKNHPQFYELLKAIFLTHTCVFIGCSMDDPDILLALEEVKVTSSSTFPHYVITKKDANSEIAKNDWNETYNIKALEYGPNHTDLYADLKNLNDRVAEFRAVY encoded by the coding sequence ATGATTGATTGGCCAGCCAGTTTAGTTCGTGAGATAGGCAGGAGAAGAGCATTTGTTTTTTTAGGTGCAGGAGTTTCTGCTTCTGCAATACATACTGATGGCGATGCTCCGCAAACTTGGCTGCAATTTATGAATATGGCAAGTCAATTAATTACTGATAATATACTTAAAGATGAAGTTGAAGAGTTAATTGGGCAAAAAAAATATCTACTAGCACTTCAAGCTATAAAAAATAGCGCAAATCCAGCAGAATATGATGCGTTGATGAACCAAAGCTTTAATAACCCTAAGTTTAAAGCTAGCAAGTTACATGAGCATATTTTAGATTTAGACTTAGAGATAGTTGTTACCACTAACTTTGATAAGATTTACGAAAGTTACTGCCATCACACCGCTAATGATGGATATAGAGTATTAACATATAAATCTGAAGATCTTGGTGACTTATTGAGATCCGATACGAGATTGATAATTAAAGCCCACGGTTGTATAAACGATTCTCGCTCTATGATTTTTACGAAAGCACAATATCATAGTGCTAAAAAGAACCACCCTCAGTTTTATGAATTACTCAAAGCTATTTTCCTTACTCATACATGTGTGTTTATTGGATGTAGCATGGATGACCCAGATATATTATTAGCATTAGAAGAAGTAAAAGTTACCTCTTCTAGTACTTTCCCTCATTATGTGATCACTAAAAAAGATGCTAACAGTGAAATAGCTAAAAATGATTGGAATGAAACTTACAATATAAAAGCTCTTGAGTATGGACCGAATCATACAGATTTATATGCTGACTTAAAAAACCTAAATGATAGGGTTGCTGAGTTCAGGGCTGTTTATTGA
- a CDS encoding ParA family protein — MKTILFFNNKGGVGKTTLACNLVSYLNIYLGKRVLLVDADPQCNSTQMILGDDICEDIYFRDTPKYDTLYTALKPLENGEPRINTNITPILGTSNYFQTDIIPGHPSMSIIEDRLSEAWGTLRARQMGGVRITNWCHHLTKSFENKYDYIVFDVGPSLGALNRSIILESDYIVTPFGCDIFSLLGIKNIAGWINNWNKDYKKTIYDIIEDGKENDLDAFNIIKDTSDKFRFAGFSVQQYVKRSFKTGHRPVKAYDEVMKQIPDTFNTSMKDFLVKGKNINFELGHIPYVNSLVPLSQTNKSPIHQLDSSKGIVGAQNKQVKSYSELMNDICHKLIENIGDEL, encoded by the coding sequence ATGAAAACGATATTGTTTTTTAACAATAAAGGAGGTGTCGGAAAAACTACTCTGGCATGTAATTTAGTCTCATACTTGAATATTTATCTAGGTAAACGAGTATTACTTGTTGATGCGGATCCCCAATGCAACTCTACCCAAATGATTTTAGGGGATGATATATGTGAAGATATTTATTTCAGAGACACCCCAAAATATGACACTCTTTATACAGCATTAAAGCCACTGGAAAATGGTGAGCCTAGGATTAATACAAACATCACTCCTATTCTTGGAACAAGTAATTATTTTCAAACAGATATAATTCCGGGCCATCCGAGTATGTCAATTATTGAAGATAGGTTAAGTGAGGCATGGGGGACATTAAGAGCGCGGCAAATGGGTGGAGTTAGGATAACTAACTGGTGTCATCATTTAACTAAAAGTTTTGAAAATAAATATGACTATATTGTTTTTGATGTGGGCCCATCATTAGGTGCCTTAAACCGTTCAATTATTTTGGAAAGCGATTATATAGTCACTCCATTTGGCTGCGATATATTTAGCTTGCTTGGTATAAAAAACATAGCTGGGTGGATTAACAACTGGAACAAGGATTATAAGAAAACAATTTATGACATCATTGAGGATGGTAAAGAAAATGATCTAGATGCATTTAATATAATTAAAGATACATCTGATAAATTTAGGTTTGCAGGATTTTCCGTTCAACAATATGTCAAAAGAAGTTTCAAAACAGGACATCGTCCCGTCAAAGCTTACGATGAAGTGATGAAGCAAATCCCAGATACATTTAATACTTCTATGAAAGACTTCCTAGTAAAAGGTAAAAATATTAATTTTGAATTAGGTCATATACCATACGTAAATAGCTTAGTACCGTTATCTCAAACAAATAAATCACCAATACATCAACTTGATAGCTCTAAGGGGATTGTTGGAGCCCAAAATAAACAAGTCAAATCATATAGTGAGCTAATGAATGATATTTGCCACAAGCTAATTGAGAATATAGGTGATGAATTATGA